A portion of the Anaerolineales bacterium genome contains these proteins:
- a CDS encoding aminotransferase class V-fold PLP-dependent enzyme: protein LQQSMHAIRRHEQPMSAALIERLQSIPGVRIHGITDPAQMHRRVPTVSFTVPGTHPRAIASALGAGGIQVWDGNYYALAVTDRLGLESQGGMVRVGLVHYNTEDEIQRLVDALRPIIARS from the coding sequence CTGCAGCAGAGCATGCACGCGATACGCCGACACGAGCAACCCATGAGCGCGGCACTGATCGAGCGCTTGCAGTCGATTCCCGGCGTCCGGATCCATGGCATCACCGACCCGGCGCAGATGCACAGGCGTGTACCCACGGTTTCGTTCACGGTCCCCGGCACACACCCGCGCGCCATTGCCTCGGCGCTAGGAGCGGGAGGGATCCAGGTCTGGGACGGCAACTACTATGCCCTGGCCGTCACCGACCGCTTGGGACTGGAGAGCCAGGGCGGGATGGTGCGGGTTGGCCTAGTGCACTACAACACCGAGGACGAGATCCAGCGGCTGGTCGACGCGCTGCGGCCGATCATCGCCCGCAGCTGA
- a CDS encoding glycosyltransferase, which produces MSIITPSLNQGAFIRQAVQSVLMQGYPHVECIVIDGGSTDETINILEEFAARIVWISEPDTGQANAVNKGLRLARGELFGYLNADDLLCRGAIARVVEAFNNHPDVAWLTGRCRIVDEAGIDRRRAVRLYKDILLLAGSYRLLSVTNYISQPATFWRRDTMDEVGLLDENLEYVMDYEYWLRLWQRHRPLIVRDVLAVFRVHSSSKTSSRGHLEEYITEEREVVKRYVRTLPWVVLHELHRRVMTLGYAELNRRSRLR; this is translated from the coding sequence GTGAGCATTATCACCCCATCGCTCAATCAGGGGGCGTTCATTCGGCAAGCGGTCCAGTCGGTCTTGATGCAGGGCTATCCTCATGTAGAGTGCATTGTGATCGATGGGGGGTCGACTGACGAGACCATCAATATCCTGGAGGAGTTTGCGGCGAGAATCGTCTGGATAAGTGAGCCTGACACAGGACAGGCAAATGCTGTCAACAAGGGCCTGCGCCTTGCACGAGGAGAGCTGTTCGGCTACCTGAACGCGGATGATCTACTGTGCCGTGGTGCGATTGCGAGGGTAGTGGAAGCCTTCAACAACCATCCTGACGTGGCGTGGTTGACAGGCAGGTGCAGGATAGTTGATGAGGCGGGGATAGACCGCCGACGAGCCGTCCGACTGTACAAGGACATCCTTCTCTTGGCCGGGAGTTATCGCCTGCTGAGTGTGACGAACTACATTTCTCAGCCAGCGACCTTCTGGCGAAGGGACACCATGGACGAAGTGGGATTGCTCGACGAGAATCTAGAGTACGTCATGGACTATGAATACTGGCTGAGGCTCTGGCAGAGGCATCGGCCACTCATCGTCAGGGACGTGCTTGCGGTTTTCAGGGTTCACTCTTCTTCAAAGACGAGTTCGCGAGGCCACTTGGAAGAGTACATCACAGAAGAGAGAGAAGTTGTGAAGCGGTATGTGAGGACTCTCCCCTGGGTGGTGCTTCATGAGCTGCATCGTCGGGTGATGACCCTGGGGTACGCAGAGTTGAACCGGCGATCCCGGTTGCGCTAG
- a CDS encoding glycosyltransferase family 2 protein — protein MDRQVTPFVVVPAYNEAHILHRTLSSLVTAGYLVVAVDDGSTDGTSSVALTIPVHVLRHVTNLGQGAALQTGIAYALSFPECTHIVTFDADGQHRVEDIAALISAMQESGADVAIGSRFKDGTRAPGIPFTRIIVLRLAAFFTRLTTGLSVTDAHNGLRAFTRFAAGRVRIRQAGMAHASEIIGQIRRAGLTYIEVPVTIDYTAYSRSKGQRLWNGLGILWETLVGGLAGDAD, from the coding sequence ATGGATCGCCAGGTCACACCGTTCGTTGTTGTACCCGCCTACAACGAGGCCCATATCCTCCATCGCACGCTCAGCAGCCTGGTAACTGCAGGCTACCTGGTAGTTGCGGTCGACGACGGCTCGACGGACGGCACTTCAAGCGTGGCCCTAACCATTCCCGTCCATGTGCTTCGGCACGTCACAAATCTAGGCCAGGGTGCCGCTCTCCAGACAGGGATAGCCTACGCGCTGTCCTTCCCGGAGTGCACTCATATTGTGACCTTTGACGCTGACGGGCAACACCGGGTTGAGGACATCGCCGCCCTAATATCCGCCATGCAAGAATCTGGAGCGGACGTCGCTATCGGCTCGCGATTCAAAGATGGCACCCGCGCTCCTGGGATTCCGTTCACCCGCATCATAGTCCTCAGACTTGCGGCGTTCTTCACCCGACTCACAACGGGGCTAAGCGTGACCGACGCCCACAACGGCCTGCGCGCGTTTACCAGGTTCGCTGCAGGAAGAGTCCGCATTCGTCAGGCCGGTATGGCCCACGCATCCGAGATCATTGGGCAGATACGGCGGGCTGGTCTGACTTACATCGAGGTTCCAGTGACCATTGACTATACCGCGTACTCGCGCTCGAAAGGGCAGAGGCTTTGGAACGGCTTAGGTATCCTTTGGGAAACACTTGTCGGAGGCCTCGCAGGCGATGCAGACTAG